The Enteractinococcus fodinae genome has a segment encoding these proteins:
- a CDS encoding cold-shock protein, with product MATGTVKWFNSDKGYGFIAPDDGSADVFAHFSAIQGSGHRNLEEDQKVEFDIEQGQKGPQASNIRGL from the coding sequence ATGGCCACAGGCACAGTAAAATGGTTCAACTCCGACAAGGGCTACGGCTTCATCGCTCCAGATGATGGCTCCGCCGATGTCTTCGCACACTTCTCCGCTATCCAGGGTTCCGGTCACCGCAACCTGGAAGAGGATCAGAAGGTCGAATTCGACATCGAGCAGGGTCAAAAGGGTCCTCAGGCGTCGAACATTCGCGGCCTCTAA
- a CDS encoding aminotransferase class I/II-fold pyridoxal phosphate-dependent enzyme: MPESSPASDPIASITARTAAEIAEAVRDLVDTGQLEPGASLPPVRALAEQLSVNRNTVVAAYGLLVQAGVAVTRGRAGTRIVDLQPLPQEGFTHAPGLVDIASGNPDPDLLPDATTALAQLTADEPVLYGQPVIDPDLAKWARGVFAADLGEAELTVTAGSADAVQRLLADSLTIGDAVGFEQPCFLTTLQTAQAAGYRPVPMPVDNQGLTVDGLRSALEEGIRALVVTPRAHNPTGAVISAARARDLAALLSEYPHVLIVEDDHFWQVSGHQYRSIIPEGHPRWALVRSVSKSLGPDLRVGIVGSDRLTAARLAAHIRSGAMWVSHLLQRLTYLLTSHPETPRQLAHAADEYARANADLVEQLAAKGIAATSADGVNAWINLETPAAPIVTALADYGWLVRDGAEFSLDDTDDAMNHIRVTIHQLTAEQMGQFVADLAEVLGR; the protein is encoded by the coding sequence GTGCCCGAGTCATCTCCCGCGTCTGACCCGATCGCGTCGATCACCGCACGTACCGCCGCTGAGATCGCCGAAGCGGTACGCGACCTGGTCGACACCGGGCAGTTGGAGCCCGGCGCGAGCTTGCCACCAGTCCGGGCGTTGGCCGAGCAGCTTTCAGTTAATCGGAATACTGTCGTCGCCGCATATGGCCTGCTGGTACAGGCTGGGGTAGCTGTCACCCGGGGACGAGCCGGTACGAGAATCGTGGACCTCCAACCACTCCCCCAAGAAGGCTTCACGCACGCGCCGGGTCTGGTTGATATTGCTTCGGGCAACCCTGATCCTGATCTTCTGCCAGATGCGACCACAGCGCTAGCCCAACTCACCGCAGATGAACCTGTACTGTATGGCCAACCGGTCATTGACCCTGACTTAGCCAAGTGGGCCCGTGGGGTCTTCGCCGCTGATCTGGGTGAAGCCGAACTGACGGTCACCGCCGGCTCAGCAGATGCCGTGCAACGCTTGCTGGCTGATTCTTTGACCATCGGCGACGCGGTCGGGTTCGAACAACCGTGTTTTCTCACCACACTGCAAACCGCTCAAGCCGCCGGATACCGCCCGGTCCCCATGCCCGTGGATAATCAGGGCCTCACGGTCGATGGCCTGCGCTCCGCATTAGAGGAAGGCATCCGTGCGCTGGTGGTCACCCCGAGAGCGCATAATCCCACCGGCGCGGTAATTTCGGCTGCACGAGCCCGAGACCTAGCAGCATTGCTGTCCGAGTATCCACACGTACTGATCGTGGAAGATGATCACTTCTGGCAAGTGTCTGGGCATCAGTACCGTTCGATTATCCCCGAAGGCCATCCGCGTTGGGCACTGGTACGCTCCGTATCGAAATCTTTAGGACCTGATTTACGCGTGGGGATTGTCGGCTCAGATAGACTCACCGCAGCTCGGCTCGCGGCGCATATTCGATCCGGGGCGATGTGGGTCTCACACTTATTACAGCGGTTGACGTACTTACTCACGTCACACCCTGAGACCCCACGTCAGCTGGCGCATGCTGCTGACGAATACGCTCGCGCGAACGCAGACTTGGTGGAGCAACTCGCCGCCAAAGGTATTGCGGCAACATCGGCAGACGGGGTCAATGCGTGGATCAATCTGGAGACCCCTGCCGCACCAATAGTGACGGCACTAGCAGACTACGGTTGGCTCGTTCGTGACGGGGCAGAATTCTCATTGGATGACACCGACGACGCCATGAACCACATCCGCGTCACGATTCACCAGCTCACCGCCGAGCAGATGGGGCAGTTTGTTGCCGATCTAGCAGAGGTATTAGGACGTTAA
- a CDS encoding YggS family pyridoxal phosphate-dependent enzyme, with translation MSTPENQPDVAVTEEQFREALAEVQHNIAAAAARVDRDPAEIRLLPVSKTVPEARLRAAYAAGVTQFGENKVQEAEAKAQAMADLDAHWAIIGPLQSNKTREVAEFAHEFQALDRLRIARRLDTHLKELGRTLEVYVQVNVSGEEAKSGLHPNEVEDFLEELREFDALHLKGLMTMAVHTDDEQLIRQNFAILRELRDELRKRRPELIGEGGLSMGMTNDYQLAIEEGATVVRVGTAIFGARDYSK, from the coding sequence ATGTCCACGCCTGAGAATCAGCCAGATGTCGCCGTTACCGAAGAGCAATTCCGAGAAGCTCTTGCTGAAGTCCAACACAATATTGCGGCCGCTGCCGCCCGCGTCGATCGGGACCCGGCCGAAATCCGGCTCTTACCGGTATCCAAGACCGTGCCTGAAGCACGACTCCGGGCTGCTTATGCCGCAGGTGTGACCCAGTTTGGCGAGAATAAGGTACAAGAAGCTGAGGCGAAGGCACAGGCTATGGCCGATCTCGATGCGCACTGGGCGATTATTGGTCCATTACAGTCCAATAAGACTCGTGAAGTCGCCGAGTTTGCCCATGAGTTTCAGGCACTTGATCGGCTTCGGATCGCTAGACGCCTCGACACGCACTTGAAGGAACTTGGCCGGACCCTAGAAGTGTATGTACAGGTCAACGTTTCGGGTGAAGAGGCGAAGTCTGGTCTGCACCCCAACGAAGTTGAAGACTTCCTCGAAGAACTTCGGGAATTTGATGCCCTGCATCTCAAGGGGTTGATGACGATGGCCGTACATACTGATGATGAGCAGCTCATCCGCCAGAATTTTGCGATTTTACGTGAGTTGCGGGATGAGTTACGCAAGCGCCGACCGGAGTTGATCGGTGAGGGCGGGTTGTCGATGGGAATGACTAATGACTATCAGCTCGCGATCGAAGAGGGCGCCACGGTAGTGCGCGTAGGAACCGCGATCTTCGGTGCGAGGGATTACTCGAAATAG
- the dnaB gene encoding replicative DNA helicase, whose protein sequence is MANFNAMETANGVSANPRTPPQDLDAERSVLGAMMLSTDAIAEVSEILRPNDFYSPGHELVYTAITDLFAAGEPADAITVTSMLDRRKELSRVGGAAEIHTLVQAVPTAANASFYAEIVAEKAILRRIVNVGAKISQMGYSADGEVEEIVNEAQAEIYKVGENRTGDDYVALGDILAETIDEIEAASTTGDGLSGVPTNFDEFDELTQGLHGGQMVVIAARPAVGKSTLGLDFARAAAIGHGMTTAFFSLEMSKTEIAMRLLSAEATISLQDLRKGTLDEGQWRKMALTLQKLNEAPFFIDDSPNMSMMEIRAKCRRLKQQHNLKMVVLDYLQLMSSGKRVESRQQEVAEFSRALKLLAKELEVPVIALSQLNRGSEQRTDKRPQVSDLRESGSIEQDADMVILLHREDMYDKESPRAGEADLIVAKHRNGPTKTIELAFQGHYSRFANMAPSDGGF, encoded by the coding sequence ATGGCAAACTTTAACGCAATGGAAACTGCCAACGGAGTGTCAGCGAACCCTAGAACTCCACCTCAAGACCTTGACGCGGAGCGCTCTGTTCTGGGCGCGATGATGCTCTCTACTGACGCGATCGCCGAAGTCTCGGAAATCTTGCGTCCCAATGACTTTTATTCCCCAGGTCATGAGCTGGTCTATACAGCTATTACCGACCTCTTTGCAGCCGGTGAGCCCGCCGATGCGATCACCGTGACCTCTATGTTGGATCGCCGTAAGGAACTGTCGCGTGTCGGCGGTGCCGCGGAAATCCACACGCTGGTTCAGGCTGTCCCGACAGCAGCCAACGCCTCGTTCTACGCCGAAATCGTCGCCGAGAAGGCGATTCTGCGCCGTATCGTCAACGTCGGTGCCAAGATCTCTCAGATGGGCTACAGCGCCGACGGAGAAGTCGAAGAGATCGTCAACGAGGCGCAAGCCGAGATATACAAGGTCGGGGAAAACCGCACCGGTGATGATTACGTCGCACTGGGTGACATCCTGGCCGAAACCATCGATGAGATCGAAGCGGCATCCACCACCGGGGATGGCTTGTCCGGGGTGCCCACCAACTTTGACGAGTTCGATGAGCTGACCCAGGGACTCCACGGCGGACAAATGGTCGTCATCGCCGCCCGTCCGGCAGTTGGGAAGTCGACGCTGGGCTTGGACTTTGCTCGTGCGGCCGCCATTGGTCACGGGATGACCACTGCGTTTTTCTCCTTGGAAATGTCGAAAACCGAAATCGCCATGCGGCTGCTGTCGGCCGAGGCAACCATCTCACTGCAAGACTTGCGTAAAGGCACCCTGGATGAGGGCCAATGGCGCAAGATGGCACTGACCTTGCAGAAGCTCAACGAAGCACCGTTTTTCATCGACGACTCACCGAACATGTCGATGATGGAAATTCGCGCGAAGTGTCGCCGGTTGAAACAGCAGCACAACCTCAAGATGGTCGTGCTGGACTATCTGCAGCTGATGAGCTCGGGCAAGCGCGTGGAATCCCGCCAGCAAGAGGTGGCCGAATTCTCGCGTGCGCTGAAACTGTTGGCCAAAGAACTTGAGGTTCCGGTTATTGCGTTGTCACAGCTGAACCGTGGCTCTGAACAACGTACTGATAAGCGCCCGCAGGTCTCGGATCTGCGTGAGTCCGGTTCGATTGAACAGGATGCGGACATGGTCATCTTGTTGCACCGTGAGGACATGTACGACAAGGAATCTCCGCGTGCTGGTGAAGCTGACCTGATTGTCGCCAAGCACCGTAACGGTCCGACAAAAACCATCGAACTCGCGTTCCAGGGCCACTACTCACGGTTCGCCAACATGGCGCCATCGGATGGTGGGTTCTAG
- a CDS encoding pyridoxal phosphate-dependent aminotransferase: protein MATSKFSPSRRSAVPRFQVMDIVGDVEAMKAQDYDVISLGAGEPSGGAPAAVNREAARLHNADVPIFNYTPSLGTRKLREAIAGHYRRWYDLEIGYESVAVTTGSSGAFVASFLAAFDVGDRVGLARPGYPAYRNILRALDVDVVDLPAGVESNFRFDVNRLAECHAQQPLDGLILASPNNPTGTMVPREDMRQLAIWCAENGVRLISDEIYHGITFGEDRGTSAWEYDRNAIVISSFSKYWGMPGWRLGWMLMPEDLAPAVSGLAGSISLCPPAAGQYAAIAAFTDDAYAEADAEVAEFARTRQLVLDNVERLEWRNAAPADGAFYYYAQPSKKILNHYGNTVAYAADMLQRAHVAVIPGVDFDGVEGDQFIRISFAAGYEAVARAIERIVEFNATID, encoded by the coding sequence ATGGCAACATCCAAGTTTTCCCCCAGTCGTCGCTCCGCAGTTCCCAGATTCCAAGTCATGGACATCGTCGGCGATGTCGAGGCTATGAAAGCCCAAGACTACGACGTCATTTCGCTGGGTGCCGGTGAACCCAGCGGGGGAGCGCCCGCAGCGGTGAACCGTGAGGCAGCCCGCCTGCATAACGCCGATGTGCCGATCTTCAACTACACCCCATCATTGGGCACTCGGAAACTGCGCGAAGCGATCGCAGGACACTACCGCCGGTGGTACGACCTCGAGATCGGGTACGAATCGGTTGCCGTCACCACGGGCTCCTCGGGCGCATTCGTGGCAAGTTTTCTGGCTGCTTTTGACGTCGGGGACCGAGTCGGACTGGCCCGACCCGGGTATCCTGCCTACCGCAATATTTTGCGCGCGCTCGATGTCGATGTCGTTGATTTACCCGCCGGGGTGGAATCCAACTTCCGCTTCGACGTCAATCGCCTGGCGGAGTGTCACGCACAACAACCCTTGGACGGGCTGATCCTGGCCTCCCCGAATAACCCGACCGGCACGATGGTGCCGCGCGAAGATATGCGCCAACTCGCGATCTGGTGCGCCGAAAATGGGGTGCGACTGATTTCAGATGAGATCTACCACGGCATCACCTTTGGAGAAGACCGCGGGACCTCGGCTTGGGAGTATGACCGCAACGCAATCGTCATCTCCTCATTTTCCAAATACTGGGGCATGCCCGGCTGGCGTCTCGGGTGGATGCTCATGCCCGAAGACTTAGCTCCGGCGGTCTCTGGGCTGGCCGGATCCATCTCACTGTGCCCGCCGGCCGCCGGTCAATATGCCGCCATCGCAGCCTTCACCGATGACGCCTACGCCGAAGCGGATGCCGAGGTCGCCGAGTTCGCCCGGACCCGGCAGCTGGTGTTGGATAACGTCGAACGCCTTGAGTGGCGCAATGCCGCCCCCGCAGACGGGGCGTTCTACTACTATGCACAACCGTCGAAAAAGATTTTGAACCACTACGGGAATACGGTGGCGTACGCCGCGGACATGTTGCAGCGTGCTCACGTTGCCGTCATTCCAGGGGTCGATTTCGACGGTGTCGAGGGGGATCAGTTCATCCGCATTTCCTTTGCCGCCGGGTACGAAGCTGTGGCCCGTGCCATTGAGCGCATCGTCGAATTCAACGCGACCATCGACTAA
- a CDS encoding CsbD family protein, which translates to MTFSGIPVSVVNEPVPEEPEVNTMGFDEKADAMKDKVSGKVKEGAGKATGDSRTEAEGKGENLKGKAKEGLTDAKDKAKGFGDSLKND; encoded by the coding sequence ATGACATTCTCAGGAATTCCCGTTAGCGTCGTTAACGAACCTGTCCCCGAAGAACCCGAGGTGAACACTATGGGATTCGACGAAAAAGCAGATGCCATGAAAGATAAAGTGTCCGGCAAGGTCAAAGAAGGCGCTGGGAAAGCGACCGGCGACTCCCGGACCGAAGCCGAGGGTAAAGGTGAGAATCTCAAAGGCAAAGCCAAAGAAGGACTCACCGATGCGAAAGACAAAGCCAAAGGATTTGGCGACAGCCTGAAAAACGACTAA
- a CDS encoding YbhB/YbcL family Raf kinase inhibitor-like protein, whose amino-acid sequence MVDINELARIGNDPFARLDEAAEFTVTSNTVTQGQEWPTAQYSGAMGVPNGQDISPYLAWSGAPEGTKSYAVTVFDPDAPTGSGFWHWSVGNIPADVTELAENAGTADGSGLPEGAFQLKHDGGGRGFIGAAPPAGHGAHRYIITVHALSVEKLDIPEDASNAFFGFNRFGNTLGRATMTVYGIVEE is encoded by the coding sequence ATGGTCGATATCAACGAACTCGCACGCATCGGCAACGATCCATTCGCCCGCCTCGATGAGGCCGCCGAATTCACCGTCACTTCAAATACCGTAACCCAAGGCCAAGAATGGCCAACCGCTCAATACTCAGGTGCCATGGGCGTGCCCAACGGCCAAGACATCTCCCCATACCTGGCATGGTCCGGCGCGCCAGAGGGCACCAAATCTTACGCCGTGACAGTCTTTGACCCAGATGCGCCAACCGGTTCCGGCTTCTGGCACTGGTCAGTGGGCAACATCCCAGCCGACGTTACCGAACTGGCTGAAAACGCCGGTACCGCTGACGGTTCCGGTCTGCCCGAGGGCGCCTTCCAGCTCAAACACGACGGCGGCGGACGCGGCTTTATCGGTGCCGCCCCACCAGCAGGCCACGGCGCACACCGCTACATCATTACCGTCCACGCCTTAAGCGTCGAAAAACTCGACATTCCAGAAGACGCGTCCAACGCGTTCTTCGGCTTCAACCGTTTCGGCAACACATTAGGCCGCGCAACGATGACGGTCTACGGCATCGTCGAAGAGTAA
- a CDS encoding ubiquinone/menaquinone biosynthesis methyltransferase, translating into MTTHQAAVDSHGATVAEMFDQIADRYDLMNLVMTWGQEPRFIRDTVAALKLGPTPKVLDIATGTGDLAFEAANQRYGAEVHGLDISNEMLEVARRRPGGQNITWLTGDAMALPYEDDTFDAITHGYLLRNVTDIAATLKEQYRVLKPGGMMSCLEMSPAPRDVIKPFSTAYIKYIVPRLANAITQNPDAYEYLSRTSRAFHTADRVEHMMQEAGFVATGYRSYMFGTMAIHWAQKPA; encoded by the coding sequence GTGACTACCCATCAAGCAGCCGTAGACTCCCACGGTGCCACCGTGGCCGAGATGTTCGATCAAATCGCCGACCGTTATGACCTCATGAACCTGGTCATGACGTGGGGGCAAGAGCCCCGTTTCATCCGCGATACTGTCGCTGCCCTCAAACTCGGACCCACCCCAAAAGTGCTCGATATTGCGACCGGCACGGGCGATCTCGCATTTGAAGCTGCCAACCAGCGCTACGGTGCTGAAGTCCACGGGCTGGATATCTCCAACGAGATGCTCGAAGTCGCACGTCGCCGTCCCGGGGGCCAAAATATCACCTGGCTGACCGGGGATGCCATGGCGCTGCCTTATGAGGATGACACGTTTGATGCGATCACCCACGGGTACCTGCTGCGCAACGTCACCGACATCGCCGCGACCCTGAAAGAACAGTACCGGGTTCTGAAACCCGGGGGCATGATGAGCTGTTTAGAAATGTCACCGGCACCGCGTGATGTGATCAAACCGTTTTCCACCGCCTACATCAAATACATTGTCCCGCGCTTGGCCAACGCCATTACCCAAAACCCGGACGCCTACGAGTACCTGTCCCGCACCTCACGAGCCTTCCACACCGCCGACCGGGTCGAGCACATGATGCAAGAAGCCGGCTTCGTCGCCACGGGATACCGCTCGTATATGTTCGGCACCATGGCCATCCACTGGGCACAAAAGCCCGCATAG